A stretch of the Streptomyces sp. WMMB303 genome encodes the following:
- a CDS encoding M15 family metallopeptidase: MFRFQPPAGKPPPGVRRLTVVGLTAVLAVAGVTAGGAAVLNPRTSKSAPLVPDSSSRSAAPSGSAAGSSAAVPPDSGPSHGGPGAAAGVADGVLPDGVTVFDDTYPAVAELDPQLLKALRRAAKVAANGGVTFYVNSGRRSPGYQRDLLRKAVARYGSAEEAARWVATATTSPHVSGKAVDIGGSAATEWLSRHGAAYGLCRIYENEPWHYELRIRAATGGCPRRYADPTHDPRMRQ; this comes from the coding sequence ATGTTCCGATTCCAGCCCCCGGCGGGGAAACCGCCTCCTGGCGTCCGTCGGCTGACCGTCGTCGGCCTGACAGCCGTCCTGGCCGTCGCAGGTGTCACGGCGGGAGGCGCCGCCGTACTCAACCCCCGGACGTCGAAGTCCGCACCGCTTGTGCCTGACTCCTCATCTCGCTCCGCCGCGCCCTCCGGGTCGGCCGCCGGCTCCTCGGCCGCGGTGCCCCCGGACTCGGGTCCGTCGCACGGCGGGCCCGGTGCTGCCGCGGGGGTGGCCGATGGCGTCCTCCCCGACGGAGTGACGGTCTTCGACGACACGTATCCGGCCGTGGCCGAACTCGATCCGCAACTGCTCAAGGCACTGCGCCGGGCGGCGAAGGTTGCCGCGAACGGGGGCGTCACCTTCTACGTCAACAGCGGCCGGCGCTCCCCTGGTTACCAGAGAGATCTCCTTCGCAAGGCGGTCGCCCGGTACGGGTCCGCGGAGGAGGCCGCCCGATGGGTGGCCACCGCGACGACGTCTCCGCATGTCTCGGGGAAGGCGGTCGACATCGGAGGCTCCGCCGCGACGGAGTGGCTGTCCCGGCACGGAGCCGCCTACGGGCTGTGCCGGATCTACGAGAACGAACCCTGGCACTACGAACTGCGCATCCGGGCGGCCACCGGTGGCTGCCCGCGGAGGTATGCCGACCCCACCCACGACCCGCGCATGCGGCAGTGA
- a CDS encoding nitroreductase family deazaflavin-dependent oxidoreductase → MSPEPYVKRPGWFTNNVLNRTVSWLSRRGVSLVGSRVLAVKGRKSGEWRRTPVNPLHHGGGLYLVAARGHVQWTCNMRAAGGGELFHGRRGRHFTATEVPDAEKPEILRAYLRKWKWEVGAFFEVGPDSSDEEIRAVADRHPVFRLTLTD, encoded by the coding sequence ATGTCACCCGAGCCGTACGTCAAACGCCCAGGCTGGTTCACCAACAACGTGCTGAACCGCACCGTTTCCTGGCTCTCCAGGAGGGGAGTCAGCCTGGTCGGTTCGCGTGTACTGGCGGTCAAGGGCCGCAAGAGCGGTGAGTGGCGCCGCACCCCGGTCAACCCGCTCCACCACGGGGGAGGGCTCTACCTGGTCGCGGCCCGCGGGCACGTCCAGTGGACGTGCAACATGCGGGCGGCGGGCGGCGGTGAGCTGTTCCACGGGCGACGGGGCCGGCACTTCACCGCCACCGAGGTACCCGACGCGGAGAAGCCCGAGATCCTGCGGGCCTACCTGCGCAAGTGGAAGTGGGAGGTCGGAGCGTTCTTCGAGGTGGGCCCGGACTCCTCCGACGAGGAGATCCGGGCGGTGGCGGACCGCCATCCCGTCTTCCGGCTCACCCTGACCGACTGA
- a CDS encoding geranylgeranyl reductase family protein, with product MVVVGAGPAGASAAYAAAVAGRSVLLLEKAEPPRYKTCGGGIIGPSRDALPPGFDLPLRERVHAVTFALNGKLSRTRRSRHMLFGLVNRDEFDNGLVESAVKAGAEIRTGASVSRVEQHGPAVPDRRTVAVVLAGEEQPVLARAVVGADGSTSRIGAHVGVRMDQVDLGLEAEIPVPESVAEDWAGRVLVDWGPLPGSYGWVFPKGDTLTVGVISARGEGAATKRYLDDFIGRLGLAGFEPRVSSGHLTRCRAEDSPLSRGRVLVCGDAAGLLEPWTREGISFALRSGRLAGEWAVRIAEAHDAVDARRQALNYAFAIKAGLGVEMAVGRRLLRIFSRRPGVFHAALTGFRPAWNVFARFARGATSLAEVVRVHPLARRALDTFDRREAAEARAADAASASEAGDATTGTGGGDTPGGRDGRDGSDDGGGDEPAAGGRPA from the coding sequence GTGGTCGTGGTCGGCGCCGGGCCCGCCGGAGCCTCGGCCGCCTACGCGGCCGCGGTCGCGGGCCGCAGCGTGCTGCTGCTGGAGAAGGCCGAACCGCCCCGCTACAAGACCTGCGGCGGCGGCATCATCGGCCCGTCCCGCGACGCGCTGCCCCCCGGCTTCGACCTGCCGCTGCGGGAGCGCGTGCACGCCGTGACCTTCGCGCTCAACGGCAAGCTGTCCCGTACCCGGCGCTCGCGCCACATGCTCTTCGGGCTGGTCAACCGGGACGAGTTCGACAACGGCCTGGTCGAGTCCGCGGTCAAGGCCGGTGCGGAGATCCGCACCGGTGCCTCGGTCTCCCGGGTCGAACAGCACGGCCCGGCCGTGCCCGACCGCCGCACGGTCGCCGTCGTCCTGGCGGGTGAGGAGCAGCCCGTCCTCGCCCGTGCCGTGGTCGGCGCCGACGGCAGCACCAGCCGGATAGGCGCCCACGTCGGGGTCCGGATGGACCAGGTCGACCTCGGCCTGGAGGCCGAGATCCCGGTCCCGGAGAGCGTCGCCGAGGACTGGGCGGGGCGGGTGCTGGTGGACTGGGGTCCGCTCCCGGGCAGTTACGGCTGGGTCTTCCCCAAGGGCGACACCCTCACCGTGGGGGTCATCTCGGCACGCGGCGAGGGCGCTGCCACCAAGCGGTACCTCGACGACTTCATCGGCCGCCTCGGGCTGGCCGGTTTCGAACCCCGCGTCTCCTCCGGGCACCTGACCCGTTGCCGGGCCGAGGACTCCCCGCTCTCCCGCGGCCGGGTGCTGGTCTGCGGGGATGCGGCCGGTCTGCTGGAGCCCTGGACCCGCGAGGGCATTTCCTTCGCGCTGCGCTCGGGGCGCCTGGCGGGGGAGTGGGCCGTCCGGATCGCCGAGGCGCACGACGCGGTGGATGCCCGCCGGCAGGCCCTCAACTACGCCTTCGCCATCAAGGCCGGTCTCGGCGTCGAGATGGCGGTGGGGCGGCGGCTGCTGCGGATCTTCTCCCGCCGGCCCGGGGTCTTCCACGCCGCGCTCACCGGGTTCCGCCCCGCGTGGAACGTCTTCGCCCGCTTCGCCCGCGGCGCCACCTCCCTGGCCGAGGTCGTCCGGGTGCATCCGCTCGCCCGGCGGGCGCTGGACACCTTCGACCGTCGCGAGGCCGCGGAGGCCAGGGCGGCGGACGCCGCGTCCGCGTCCGAGGCCGGGGACGCCACGACCGGAACCGGTGGCGGTGACACACCGGGCGGCCGCGACGGGCGGGACGGTTCTGACGACGGCGGGGGCGACGAGCCGGCCGCGGGAGGCCGCCCGGCGTAG
- a CDS encoding dipeptidase, translating to MPHSSASSTSSAYSGPAAPGSGSGSDSGQGVAATVASLMPRARTELAELVAFRSVADPEQFPRSECEGAADWVAEALRAECFQDVAALETPDGTRSVYGFLPGPAGAPTVLLYAHYDVQPPLDEAAWHTPPFELTDGADGRWYGRGAADCKGGFIMHLLALRAVRENGGLPVSVKMIVEGSEEQGTGGLEQYARQHPELLAADTIVIGDAGNFRCGLPTVTASLRGMTLLRVQVDTLEGNLHSGLFGGAAPDALAALLRTLDSLRDAEGNTVVDGLTVDARWEGMAYPEEDFRRDAKVLDGVGLSGGGAVADRLWARPAVTVLGIDCPPVVGATPSVHASARALVSLRIPPGTDVEKAIELLVAHVESHVPWQARVATEVVGKGQPFTADTSSPAYAAMAAALSTAYDGQEMQVAGMGGSIPLCNALDALYPDAEILLIGLSEPEAQIHAVNESVDPRELERMAVAEALFLRGYAEQAAGA from the coding sequence ATGCCTCACTCATCCGCTTCGTCTACTTCCTCCGCGTACTCCGGACCGGCTGCACCGGGCTCCGGCTCCGGCTCCGACTCCGGGCAGGGAGTCGCCGCGACGGTCGCCTCGCTGATGCCGCGGGCGCGGACGGAACTCGCCGAACTGGTGGCCTTCCGCTCGGTGGCGGATCCGGAGCAGTTCCCCAGGAGCGAGTGCGAGGGCGCGGCCGACTGGGTCGCGGAGGCGCTGCGCGCCGAGTGCTTCCAGGACGTGGCCGCCCTGGAGACGCCGGACGGCACCCGGTCCGTGTACGGATTCCTGCCCGGCCCGGCGGGAGCTCCCACGGTGCTGCTGTACGCGCACTACGACGTGCAGCCGCCGCTGGACGAAGCGGCCTGGCACACGCCGCCGTTCGAGCTCACCGACGGTGCCGACGGCCGCTGGTACGGACGGGGCGCGGCGGACTGCAAGGGCGGGTTCATCATGCACCTGCTGGCCCTGCGGGCCGTGCGGGAGAACGGCGGGCTGCCCGTCTCGGTGAAGATGATCGTGGAGGGCTCCGAGGAGCAGGGCACCGGTGGTCTGGAACAGTACGCGCGGCAGCATCCCGAGCTGCTGGCGGCCGACACCATCGTCATCGGGGACGCGGGTAATTTCCGGTGCGGGCTGCCGACCGTGACGGCTTCCCTGCGCGGTATGACCCTGCTGCGGGTCCAGGTGGACACTCTCGAAGGCAATCTGCACTCGGGGCTGTTCGGCGGAGCGGCGCCCGACGCGCTGGCGGCGCTGCTCCGTACGCTCGACTCGCTGCGGGACGCCGAGGGCAACACCGTCGTCGACGGTCTGACGGTGGACGCCCGGTGGGAGGGGATGGCGTATCCGGAGGAGGACTTCCGGCGGGACGCCAAGGTGCTGGACGGGGTCGGTCTGAGCGGCGGCGGGGCCGTCGCCGACCGGCTGTGGGCACGGCCGGCGGTGACGGTCCTGGGCATCGACTGCCCGCCCGTGGTCGGTGCGACCCCGTCGGTGCACGCATCGGCACGCGCGCTGGTCTCACTGCGGATCCCGCCGGGCACGGATGTGGAGAAGGCCATCGAACTGCTGGTGGCGCACGTGGAGTCGCACGTGCCGTGGCAGGCACGGGTGGCGACGGAGGTCGTGGGCAAGGGCCAGCCCTTCACCGCGGACACCTCCAGCCCGGCGTACGCCGCGATGGCCGCGGCACTGAGCACGGCCTACGACGGGCAGGAGATGCAGGTCGCGGGTATGGGCGGCTCGATTCCGCTGTGCAACGCGCTGGACGCGCTCTACCCGGACGCCGAGATCCTGCTCATCGGACTGAGCGAGCCCGAGGCCCAGATCCACGCCGTCAACGAGAGCGTGGACCCGCGCGAACTGGAGCGGATGGCCGTGGCCGAGGCGCTGTTCCTGCGCGGCTACGCGGAGCAGGCAGCGGGGGCCTGA
- a CDS encoding NUDIX domain-containing protein gives MIVWLNGAFGAGKTTAAYELLDLLPGSTLYDPEVIGAELRWMLPKEHLAQIADFQDLRSWRRLVADTAAALLSEVPGPLITPMTLLRREYRDEMFGAFAARRIPVRHLLLHAEEAVLRERIDTRAAADGGTTRAWCLSHLRPYQEALPWIESEAHTIDTTHLGPRHTAERLAEAIGAGEGAVDIVQTPEPTAETVAAGILLFDDRDRVLLVDPTYKPGWEFPGGVVERGEAPSAAGVREVFEELGLRLTGGLGLLVADWEPPQPPGFGGMRLLFDGGQLAPGEAAALLLPSAELRGWRFVTEDEAAELLPPVRLERLRCALRARRAGQPLYLEGGVPTGGVADPGKLLR, from the coding sequence GTGATCGTCTGGCTGAACGGCGCTTTCGGCGCGGGCAAGACCACTGCGGCGTACGAACTCCTGGACCTGCTCCCAGGCAGCACGCTCTACGATCCCGAAGTCATCGGCGCGGAACTGCGCTGGATGCTGCCGAAGGAACACCTGGCACAGATAGCCGACTTCCAGGACCTGCGCTCGTGGCGGCGGCTCGTGGCGGACACGGCCGCCGCTCTGCTGAGCGAGGTCCCCGGGCCGCTGATCACACCCATGACGCTGCTGCGCCGCGAGTACCGGGACGAGATGTTCGGCGCCTTCGCCGCGCGCCGCATCCCCGTACGGCACCTGCTGCTGCACGCCGAGGAGGCCGTGCTGCGCGAGCGGATCGACACCCGCGCCGCCGCTGACGGCGGTACCACCAGGGCCTGGTGCCTGAGCCACCTGCGTCCCTACCAGGAGGCGCTGCCCTGGATCGAGTCGGAAGCCCACACCATCGACACCACCCACCTGGGTCCGCGGCACACCGCCGAGCGCCTCGCCGAGGCGATCGGCGCGGGGGAGGGCGCCGTGGACATCGTGCAGACCCCTGAGCCGACGGCCGAGACGGTGGCCGCCGGCATCCTGCTGTTCGACGACCGCGACCGGGTGCTGCTCGTCGACCCTACCTACAAGCCCGGCTGGGAGTTCCCCGGCGGCGTCGTGGAGCGCGGGGAGGCCCCCAGCGCCGCCGGAGTGCGCGAGGTGTTCGAGGAACTCGGGCTGCGGCTGACAGGCGGGCTCGGGCTGCTCGTCGCCGACTGGGAGCCGCCGCAGCCACCGGGGTTCGGCGGGATGCGGCTGCTCTTCGACGGCGGACAGCTCGCCCCGGGGGAGGCCGCGGCCCTTCTGCTGCCCAGCGCCGAACTCCGCGGCTGGCGGTTCGTCACCGAGGACGAGGCCGCGGAACTGCTGCCTCCGGTGCGGCTGGAGCGGCTCCGCTGCGCCCTGCGGGCCCGCCGCGCGGGACAGCCGCTGTACCTGGAGGGCGGCGTTCCGACCGGCGGCGTGGCCGATCCTGGCAAGCTGCTGCGCTGA
- a CDS encoding TIGR03086 family metal-binding protein encodes MANTISPLIDSAARATDPVVRGVRDEQLSLPTPCADYDVRALLNHLFHVVIGFQALAGRGTADFSSTPDRLAEDWRARFREETVTLAEAWSAPGALEGVSQGMGLPQRTVAHMVMGDLLVHGWDLARATDQDYQPDPAALDEAGPAFAEMAPMARKAGVFGEEIPPPPGAGPFERLLMLTGRDPGWSPR; translated from the coding sequence ATGGCAAACACGATCTCCCCTCTCATCGACAGCGCGGCCCGCGCCACCGACCCCGTGGTCCGCGGGGTACGGGACGAACAGCTGAGCCTGCCCACGCCGTGTGCCGACTACGATGTGCGGGCCCTGCTCAACCACCTCTTCCACGTCGTCATCGGCTTCCAGGCGCTGGCCGGCCGGGGTACCGCGGACTTCAGCAGCACCCCTGACCGGCTCGCGGAGGACTGGCGCGCCCGCTTCCGGGAGGAGACGGTCACGCTGGCAGAGGCGTGGTCGGCTCCCGGCGCGCTGGAGGGCGTCTCCCAGGGCATGGGGCTGCCGCAGCGCACCGTCGCGCACATGGTGATGGGCGATCTGCTGGTGCACGGCTGGGATCTCGCCCGCGCGACGGACCAGGACTACCAGCCCGATCCGGCCGCGCTCGACGAGGCCGGGCCCGCCTTCGCGGAGATGGCGCCCATGGCCCGCAAGGCGGGGGTCTTCGGCGAGGAGATCCCGCCGCCTCCCGGTGCCGGCCCCTTCGAGCGGCTGCTGATGCTCACCGGCCGCGACCCCGGCTGGTCCCCCCGCTGA
- a CDS encoding AraC family transcriptional regulator has product MAGRSTPRGIGSPGPGDGEGGDAPRRDTRGIVQAPGLLARVDFRRRLPAEPLRRWIEHYWLIDWNLEQPHVARVVPHPCVNLVLERRGPADAAPATGLVSGADTGVFSTELDSVGRVVGVQFRPGGFRPFLTAPCSLARFTGGGLALDEAFGPEGAALPARVLDPDREGERVAALDAFLLSLRPAADPAAEQAMALAHRVRTDRSVLRVEHLAAAGGCSVRSLQRLFATYIGVTPKWTILRYRVHEAMERATDPGTDWARLAAELGYSDQSHLIRDFTAAVGVSPAAYARAAAEPRPPDAPAPEDRGREDGGREDGGSGPGHA; this is encoded by the coding sequence ATGGCAGGTCGCAGCACTCCCCGGGGGATCGGCAGCCCCGGCCCCGGCGACGGCGAAGGCGGCGACGCCCCCCGCCGGGACACCCGGGGCATCGTGCAGGCCCCCGGTCTGCTGGCGCGGGTCGACTTCCGGCGCAGGCTCCCGGCCGAACCGCTGCGCCGCTGGATCGAGCACTACTGGCTGATCGACTGGAATCTGGAGCAGCCCCACGTCGCCCGGGTCGTACCGCACCCGTGCGTCAACCTCGTCCTCGAACGGCGCGGCCCGGCGGATGCGGCGCCGGCCACGGGGCTGGTGTCCGGGGCGGACACCGGCGTGTTCAGCACCGAACTGGACTCCGTCGGACGGGTTGTCGGGGTGCAGTTCCGGCCCGGCGGGTTCCGGCCCTTCCTGACCGCGCCATGCTCTCTCGCGCGGTTCACCGGTGGAGGGCTCGCGCTCGACGAGGCATTCGGCCCGGAGGGGGCCGCGCTGCCGGCCCGGGTGTTGGATCCGGACCGGGAGGGAGAGCGGGTGGCCGCGCTCGACGCCTTCCTGCTGTCCCTGCGCCCCGCCGCCGACCCGGCGGCCGAACAGGCCATGGCCTTGGCGCACCGGGTGCGCACGGACCGCTCGGTGCTGCGGGTCGAGCACCTCGCCGCAGCCGGGGGCTGCTCGGTGCGGAGCCTCCAGCGGCTGTTCGCGACGTACATCGGAGTCACTCCGAAGTGGACGATCCTGCGGTACCGGGTCCACGAGGCGATGGAGCGCGCCACCGATCCCGGGACGGACTGGGCCCGGCTCGCCGCCGAGCTCGGCTACAGCGACCAGTCCCATCTCATCCGGGATTTCACCGCGGCGGTGGGCGTCTCTCCCGCGGCGTACGCCCGCGCGGCGGCGGAGCCGCGCCCTCCGGACGCCCCTGCCCCGGAGGACCGGGGCCGAGAGGACGGCGGACGAGAGGACGGCGGCTCGGGGCCCGGGCACGCGTGA
- a CDS encoding ROK family protein, with protein MPNDLVAALDIGGTKIAGALVDSGGGLLARTQRPTPAQESAERMAATVDEVLGELIATPHWYRVGAVGIGSAGPVDAKAGTVSPVNIPAWRAHPLVSGVRDRAGGLPVALIGDGPAIAAAEHWQGAAKGHSDALCMVVSTGVGGGLILGGALHPGPTGNAGHIGHISVEMDGVLCPCGSYGCVETVASGTNIARRALEEGWRPGPDQDATAAGVAAAARAGDPTARAAFERAARALAAAIAATATLVEVEIAVVGGGVARAGEVLFTPLRKELERYATLPYVQDLALAPAATGTDAGLIGAGAAGWKLLETGAV; from the coding sequence ATGCCCAACGACCTCGTCGCCGCGCTCGACATCGGCGGCACCAAGATCGCGGGTGCTCTGGTGGACAGCGGTGGCGGGCTCCTGGCCCGCACCCAGCGGCCCACCCCCGCGCAGGAGAGCGCCGAGCGGATGGCCGCGACCGTGGACGAGGTGCTCGGCGAACTGATCGCAACCCCGCACTGGTACCGCGTCGGCGCGGTCGGCATCGGCAGCGCGGGCCCCGTGGACGCCAAGGCCGGTACCGTCAGCCCGGTCAACATCCCCGCCTGGCGTGCCCACCCGCTCGTCTCCGGCGTCCGCGACCGGGCGGGTGGCCTCCCCGTCGCGCTCATCGGCGACGGCCCGGCGATCGCCGCGGCCGAACACTGGCAGGGCGCCGCCAAGGGCCACTCCGACGCTCTGTGCATGGTGGTCTCCACGGGCGTCGGCGGGGGCCTGATCCTGGGAGGGGCCCTCCACCCGGGGCCCACCGGGAACGCCGGCCATATCGGGCACATCAGCGTCGAGATGGACGGCGTCCTGTGCCCCTGCGGCTCCTACGGCTGTGTCGAGACCGTCGCCAGCGGCACCAACATCGCGCGCCGCGCCCTGGAGGAGGGCTGGCGTCCCGGACCCGACCAGGACGCCACCGCTGCGGGCGTGGCCGCCGCCGCTCGCGCGGGAGACCCGACCGCGAGAGCGGCCTTCGAACGGGCCGCCCGCGCCCTGGCGGCCGCCATCGCCGCCACCGCCACCCTCGTCGAGGTCGAGATCGCGGTCGTCGGCGGCGGCGTCGCCCGCGCGGGCGAGGTGCTCTTCACCCCGCTGCGTAAGGAACTCGAGCGGTACGCGACCCTGCCCTACGTCCAGGACCTCGCACTCGCCCCCGCCGCCACCGGTACCGACGCCGGGCTGATCGGTGCGGGGGCGGCGGGCTGGAAGCTGCTGGAGACCGGCGCGGTCTGA
- a CDS encoding LacI family DNA-binding transcriptional regulator, with protein sequence MKDVAAQAGVGLKTVSRVVNGEAGVSQDTEQRVQEAITSLGFRRNDSARVLRKGTTASIGLVLEDLADPFYSPLSRAVEEVARAHGALLINGSSAEDPEREQELALALCARRVDGLVIIPASGDHRYLAPEIAAGVATVFVDRPPGRIAADLVLSDNFEGAREGVAHLIAHGHRRIGYIGDRPGIHTAEERLRGYRAAMAEAGLPVAQSWVAPGGTDAERVRADAVRMLAGGRDSEPVTAFFSGNNRVTVTLVRVLAAPERRERPVALVGFDDFELADLLSPPVTVVAQDPADLGRSAAELLFRRLDGADDEPRTVSRPTTLIARGSGEIPPSG encoded by the coding sequence ATGAAAGACGTCGCCGCCCAGGCGGGTGTCGGCCTCAAGACCGTCTCACGGGTCGTCAACGGCGAGGCGGGAGTCTCCCAGGACACCGAGCAGCGGGTGCAGGAGGCCATCACCTCGCTCGGGTTCCGCCGCAACGACAGTGCCCGCGTGCTGCGCAAGGGGACCACGGCCAGCATCGGCCTGGTGCTGGAGGACCTCGCCGACCCGTTCTACTCCCCGCTCAGCCGGGCGGTGGAGGAGGTCGCCCGCGCGCACGGCGCGCTGCTGATCAACGGGTCCAGCGCGGAGGACCCGGAACGGGAACAGGAACTCGCGCTGGCACTGTGCGCCCGCCGCGTCGACGGTCTGGTGATCATCCCGGCCAGTGGCGATCACCGCTATCTGGCCCCCGAGATCGCCGCGGGCGTCGCCACCGTCTTCGTCGACCGGCCCCCCGGGCGGATAGCCGCTGACCTGGTGCTCTCCGACAACTTCGAGGGCGCCCGCGAGGGCGTCGCCCATCTGATCGCCCACGGGCACCGGCGGATCGGGTACATCGGCGACCGGCCCGGAATCCACACCGCGGAGGAGCGGCTGCGCGGCTACCGGGCCGCGATGGCCGAGGCAGGATTGCCGGTGGCGCAGTCCTGGGTGGCACCCGGCGGCACGGACGCCGAGCGGGTACGTGCCGACGCGGTGCGGATGCTGGCGGGCGGCCGCGACAGCGAGCCGGTGACCGCGTTCTTCTCGGGCAACAACCGGGTGACGGTCACGCTCGTGCGGGTGCTGGCCGCGCCCGAGCGACGGGAGCGACCGGTGGCGCTGGTGGGATTCGACGACTTCGAGCTGGCCGATCTGCTCTCGCCGCCGGTCACGGTCGTCGCGCAGGACCCGGCCGATCTCGGCCGCAGCGCGGCCGAGCTGCTCTTCAGGCGGCTGGACGGCGCCGACGACGAACCGCGTACGGTCTCGCGCCCGACGACGCTGATCGCCCGGGGCTCGGGCGAGATCCCGCCGAGCGGCTGA
- a CDS encoding MarR family winged helix-turn-helix transcriptional regulator produces the protein MADTTPEGAPSADSATASAIPSAPAVLTTAPGYQVRRLYQAHLAGWLRTVGPTLTGPQFAVLTTVGASPGCDQSSLAAAVALDTSTMADLARRLEDRGLLERRTAAADGRRKLLFLTAEGEKALREADERARELNERLLAPYEPADRERLLRELTALADDWERLSTES, from the coding sequence ATGGCTGATACGACCCCGGAAGGGGCACCCTCGGCGGACTCCGCGACGGCGTCCGCCATCCCGTCGGCTCCCGCGGTGCTCACCACGGCGCCCGGCTACCAGGTGCGGCGCCTGTATCAGGCGCATCTCGCGGGGTGGTTGCGGACGGTCGGCCCGACACTGACCGGACCGCAGTTCGCCGTCCTGACGACGGTGGGGGCCAGCCCCGGGTGCGATCAGAGTTCGCTGGCCGCCGCCGTCGCCCTGGACACCTCCACCATGGCGGACCTGGCCCGGCGTCTGGAGGACCGCGGGCTGCTGGAGCGGCGGACCGCGGCGGCGGACGGCCGTCGCAAACTGCTCTTCCTCACGGCGGAGGGTGAAAAGGCGCTCCGCGAGGCCGACGAACGGGCGCGGGAGCTCAACGAGCGGCTCCTGGCCCCCTACGAGCCCGCGGACCGCGAGCGGCTGCTGCGCGAGCTGACGGCGCTGGCCGACGACTGGGAACGGCTGAGCACCGAGAGCTGA
- a CDS encoding aldolase/citrate lyase family protein translates to MAQGRTVGTSLGSGVLEGVSRLLEPVDAELARRYPGEPSTRQPVHTVYVPADTVTPGTVREWGETARALLDAHAPDAASLARVLGMDEALAGPVHTRILDKLRREPVEDLRIDFEDGYGARPDDEEDAAAVRAAELIADAFAEDAPGPAPAFAGIRMKCMEAAVRDRGIRTLDLFLTGLMEAGGLPGGLVLTLPKVTYPEQVTAMVRLCEEFEKARGLAPGRIGFEIQIETTQSILGADGRATVARLIDAAEGRATSLHYGTFDYSASCGVSAAYQAMDHPAADHAKAVMQVAAAGTGVRLSDGSTNVIPTGGREQVHDAWRLHHSLVRRSLSRAYYQGWDMHPGHLPTRYAAVYTFYREGMRRAGERLAAYVGQTGGEVMDEPATARALSGYLLRGLDCGALDAAEVTAVSGLDRSGLDRLAGR, encoded by the coding sequence ATGGCGCAGGGCCGGACCGTCGGGACCAGCTTGGGCAGCGGCGTACTGGAAGGGGTGTCCCGGCTGCTGGAGCCGGTGGACGCCGAACTCGCCCGCCGCTACCCGGGGGAGCCGAGCACCCGGCAGCCGGTGCACACCGTCTATGTCCCCGCCGACACCGTTACGCCCGGCACCGTACGGGAATGGGGCGAAACCGCCCGGGCGCTGCTCGACGCACACGCGCCGGACGCCGCATCCCTCGCCCGGGTCCTCGGCATGGACGAGGCGCTGGCCGGGCCGGTCCACACGCGGATCCTGGACAAGCTGCGCCGGGAGCCCGTGGAGGACCTGCGCATCGACTTCGAGGACGGCTACGGTGCCCGGCCCGACGACGAGGAGGACGCCGCTGCCGTCCGGGCCGCCGAACTGATCGCCGATGCCTTCGCCGAAGACGCCCCGGGGCCCGCTCCCGCCTTCGCGGGCATCCGGATGAAGTGCATGGAGGCAGCCGTCCGCGACCGCGGCATCCGCACCCTCGACCTCTTCCTGACCGGCCTCATGGAGGCGGGCGGACTGCCCGGCGGGCTGGTGCTGACCCTGCCCAAGGTGACCTACCCCGAGCAGGTCACCGCGATGGTCCGGCTGTGCGAGGAGTTCGAGAAGGCCCGCGGGCTGGCGCCGGGCCGGATCGGATTCGAGATCCAGATCGAGACCACGCAGTCGATCCTCGGGGCCGACGGGCGGGCCACCGTCGCCCGGCTGATCGACGCAGCAGAGGGCCGCGCCACCTCGCTGCACTACGGCACCTTCGACTACAGCGCCTCGTGCGGAGTCTCCGCCGCCTACCAGGCCATGGACCACCCCGCGGCCGACCACGCCAAGGCCGTCATGCAGGTCGCCGCCGCGGGAACCGGGGTCCGACTCTCCGACGGTTCCACCAACGTCATCCCCACCGGCGGCCGGGAGCAGGTCCACGACGCCTGGCGCCTGCACCACTCCCTGGTCAGGCGCTCGCTGTCGCGGGCCTACTACCAGGGTTGGGACATGCACCCCGGCCACCTGCCCACCCGCTACGCCGCCGTCTACACCTTCTACCGCGAGGGCATGCGGCGGGCCGGCGAACGGCTGGCCGCCTATGTCGGGCAGACCGGGGGCGAGGTGATGGACGAGCCGGCGACCGCCCGCGCGCTCAGCGGCTACCTGCTGCGCGGCCTCGACTGCGGCGCGCTCGACGCGGCCGAAGTCACCGCGGTCTCCGGCCTCGACCGCTCCGGGCTCGACCGCCTCGCGGGCCGCTGA